Proteins from a genomic interval of Heptranchias perlo isolate sHepPer1 chromosome 19, sHepPer1.hap1, whole genome shotgun sequence:
- the rbm39a gene encoding RNA-binding protein 39a has translation MADDLDIEAMLEAPYRKEDENKSSKANGQEERSKKKKKSRSRSHSRERKRSRSKERRRSKERERRRSRSRERKSSKTREHRRSRSKDRRRVERGRYRSPFSGPKFSSGSSSRGKIGMQPGIKISRRRSRSRSPHKKDKSPIREPIDNISPEERDARTVFCMQLAARIRPRDLEEFFSSVGKVRDVRMISDRNSRRSKGIAYVEFVDVSSVPLAIGLTGQKLLGVPIIVQASQAEKNRAAALANNLQKGTAGPMRLYVGSLHFNITEEMLRGIFEPFGRIENIQLMMDSETGRSKGYGFITFSDAECAKKALEQLNGFELAGRPMKVGHVTERSDSSNASSFLDSDELERTGIDLGTTGRLQLMARLAEGTGLQIPPAAQQALQMSGNISLGAMAAVTDLQARIIQQTEALNPPMAVNAPPIATQCFQLSNMFNPQSEDDPAWDQEIRDDVIEECNKHGGVIHIFVDKNSPQGNVYVKCPTIAAAAAAVGALHGRWFAGKMITAAYVPLPTYHNLFPDSMTTTQLLTPARR, from the exons ATGGCAGATGACTTGGATATCGAAGCAATGCTCGAGGCACCTTACAGGAAGGAG GATGAGAACAAATCGAGCAAAGCCAATGGACAAGAGGAGCGTAGTAAAAA GAAAAAGAAGAGCCGAAGTCGCAGTCACAGTCGTGAAAGGAAGAGAAGCAGAAGCAAAGAGCGCAGGCGCAGCAAAGaacgagagaggaggagaagcaggagcagagagagaaagagcagcaaGACCAGAGAACATCGCCGCAGCCGAAGCAAGGACCGTCGGAGGGTAGAAAGAGGCCGTTATAGGAGCCCATT TTCTGGTCCAAAATTCAGCAGTGGTAGTAGCAGCAGAGGGAAGATTGGCATGCAGCCAGGTATCAAAATAAG TCGAAGGCGTTCCCGAAGCAGAAGCCCGCATAAAAAGGATAAGAGTCCAATAAG GGAGCCAATCGATAACATTTCACCTGAAGAAAGAGACGCCCGCACAGTGTTCTGTATGCAGCTTGCAGCACGGATTCGACCTAGAGACTTGGAGGAATTCTTTTCTTCTGTGGGAAAG GTTAGAGACGTGAGAATGATATCAGATAGGAACTCAAGACGTTCAAAAGGAATTGCTTACGTGGAATTTGTCGATGTGAGCTCTGTTCCACTCGCAATAGGTCTGACTGGGCAGAAGCTGCTCGGCGTGCCAATTATCGTTCAGGCTTCACAG GCTGAGAAGAACCGAGCTGCAGCTCTCGCTAACAACCTTCAGAAAGGCACTGCAGGACCAATGAGGCTATATGTAGGATCTTTGCACTTCAATATCACTGAAGAAATGTTGAGAGGAATTTTTGAGCCCTTTGGAAGA ATTGAAAACATACAACTGATGATGGATAGTGAAACCGGGCGGTCAAAAGGCTATGGATTTATAACG tttTCTGATGCTGAGTGTGCAAAGAAGGCTCTGGAACAGTTGAATGGTTTTGAGCTTGCTGGTAGACCAATGAAGGTTGGCCATGTTACAGAACGATCTGATTCATCCAATGCTAGCTCGTTCCTAGACAGCGATGAGCTGGAGAGGACCGGCATTGACCTTGGAACGACAGGACGCCTACAGTTGATGGCAAGGCTTGCGGAAG GAACAGGATTACAGATTCCCCCAGCGGCACAGCAAGCACTGCAGATGAGTGGCAATATTTCATTAGGTGCCATGGCAGCAGTAACAG ATTTGCAGGCAAGAATTATCCAGCAGACTGAAG CATTGAATCCTCCTATGGCTGTGAATGCCCCACCGATAGCGACACAGTGTTTCCAGCTCTCCAACATGTTTAACCCGCAGTC GGAAGATGATCCAGCCTGGGACCAAGAAATCCGAGATGATGTAATTGAAGAATGCAACAAACATGGAGGAGTAATTCACATATTTGTGGACAAAAATTCACCCCAG ggAAATGTCTATGTGAAGTGTCCCACTATCGCtgctgcagctgctgctgttgGCGCCTTGCATGGAAGGTGGTTTGCCG GGAAAATGATCACCGCTGCCTATGTGCCACTTCCAACCTACCACAACCTCTTCCCAGATTCAATGACGACTACCCAACTACTGACTCCAGCAAGACGATAG